The Chrysemys picta bellii isolate R12L10 chromosome 12, ASM1138683v2, whole genome shotgun sequence genome has a segment encoding these proteins:
- the GALR2 gene encoding galanin receptor type 2, whose amino-acid sequence MNSSLAPLNASGGEAGWQPESVLIPLVYALIFLLGTVGNSLVLAVLLRNGQVNNTTNLFILNLGVADLCFIVCCVPFQATIYTLEGWVFGPFLCKAVHFFIYLTMYASSFTLATVSLDRYLAIRYPLHSRELRTPRNALTAICLIWGLSFIFSGPYLSYYQEFQMANLTVCHPIWKIPQRKIMDICTFIFSYVIPVLILSLTYMRTIRYLWTSVDPIEDMSESKKAKRKVTRMIIIVAVLFCLCWLPHHLIILCVWFGYFPLNHATYVLRILSHLISYSNSCVNPIVYALVSKHFRKGFKKIFNCLLHKKVANKVHVAQVTNTVSTLEADLTEVTHISEPPPARSFTSCQIPGQPWGETEQLGRQQKVANSFITFNVT is encoded by the exons ATGAACAGCTCGCTGGCCCCGCTCAACGCGTCCGGCGGCGAGGCCGGCTGGCAGCCCGAGTCCGTGCTCATCCCGCTGGTGTACGCGCTCATCTTCCTGCTGGGCACGGTGGGCAACTCGCTGGTGCTGGCCGTGCTGCTGCGGAACGGGCAGGTGAATAACACCACGAACCTCTTCATCCTCAACTTGGGCGTGGCCGACCTGTGCTTCATCGTCTGCTGCGTGCCCTTCCAAGCCACCATCTACACCCTGGAGGGCTGGGTCTTCGGGCCCTTCCTGTGCAAAGCCGTGCACTTCTTCATCTACCTGACCATGTACGCCAGCAGCTTCACCCTCGCCACCGTCTCCCTGGACAG GTATTTGGCCATTAGATACCCTTTGCATTCTAGAGAACTCAGAACCCCCAGGAACGCGCTCACAGCCATTTGCCTCATCTGGGGtctttcctttattttctctGGCCCATACCTCAGTTACTACCAGGAGTTCCAGATGGCCAACCTGACCGTCTGCCATCCCATCTGGAAGATCCCCCAACGCAAGATCATGGACATCTGCACCTTCATCTTCAGCTATGTCATCCCAGTGCTGATCCTTAGCCTCACCTACATGAGGACTATCCGTTACCTCTGGACTTCCGTCGACCCCATTGAAGACATGTCCGAATCCAAAAAAGCCAAGCGCAAGGTCACCAGGATGATCATCATTGTAGCTGTcctcttctgtctctgctggttGCCCCATCACCTGATCATCTTGTGTGTCTGGTTCGGCTATTTTCCTCTCAACCACGCCACCTACGTGCTCAGGATCCTCTCACACCTGATCTCGTACTCCAACTCCTGCGTCAACCCCATCGTTTATGCCCTGGTCTCCAAGCATTTCCGCAAGGGCTTCAAGAAGATCTTCAACTGCCTCTTGCACAAGAAAGTGGCCAATAAGGTACATGTGGCACAGGTGACCAACACTGTCAGCACCCTGGAGGCGGATCTGACTGAAGTGACGCACATCAGcgagccccctcctgccaggTCCTTCACCAGCTGCCAGatcccaggccagccatggggggAGACGGAGCAGCTAGGGCGCCAGCAGAAAGTAGCCAACTCCTTCATCACCTTCAATGTCACCTAG